From the Rhizobium sp. ARZ01 genome, the window GTCGCCAATCCCTATCGCATCCTGATCGACCTGCCGGAAACAGTGTTCGCCCTCAAGAAAGAGGAAGTCGCTGCCCGCGGTGTCTTCACTGACATCCGCTATGGCGCCATGGCCGCCGGACGCTCGCGTATCGTGCTGACAGCAAAGCGTCCCGTCAGCGTTATGGTTTCCGACATACGGGAAGAGGAGGGGGGAGGGAGTTACCGCCTGGTCATCGACGCGGCGGTCGTGACCGAGGCTGCGTTCTCCGAGCAATTGAACAGTCAGAAGTGGAAGGACGTCACCGCGACCCCGGTGGTGTCCGGCGGCGAACAGCTCCTGCCTGGCGCAGCCACAGGTGTGGTCGGACCATTCGTGATTGCCGTCGATGCGGGGCATGGCGGCATTGATAACGGTGCGCAGGGGGCTGTCACCGGCACGCATGAAAAGGTTGTGACGCTCAGCTTCGCGCAGGAACTGGCAGCCGCGCTGAACAAGCTTCCTTCGACGCAGGCTTTCCTGACGCGCGACAAGGATGAGTTCCTGTCCCTGCCGCAGCGTGTCCGGCTGGCTCGCGATCGCAGCGCCAATCTCTTCATCTCTGTGCATGCGGACACGCTGCGTCAGAAGGACATTCGCGGTGCAACGGTCTACACGATCTCCGATAAGGCGTCCGACAGCCTTGCAGCCAACCTTGCCGCGCGTGAAAACCTTTCCGACGAAATTGCAGGGATGACTCTTGAGGGTGAGCCGGCTGAAGTGGCCGACATCCTGATCGACCTGACGCGCAGGGAGACGCAGGCGTTCTCCATCAGCCTTGCCAAGGAAGTGGTCGGATCCTTCGAGGGGCAAGTCAATCTCATCAACAATCCGCACCGGCACGCCGGCTTCCGGGTGCTGAAGGCGCCTGATGTGCCGTCGGTTCTCCTGGAGCTCGGCTTCATGTCGAACAAGGAAGATGAGCAGTTGCTGCTCGATCCGGCATGGCAGAAGAAGGTTGCCGAACTGCTGGCGCAGGCCGTTCAGCGTTATCGCTCGACCGTGATCGCCAACGGCGGCTGATCGTTGTTGCTACGCAGGGTCTTTTCGCGGGCGAGGCTCGGGTTTTCATGTTAACCTGCTTCATGTGCTGAAAAAGTGACAGCCCTTGCAATTGTGTCGTGGTCTTCCTGTATCGTTTGGTTTAAGCCCTATTTTCCTCACATTCGCGGCTCTAGTCGGGTCCCACGTGAGGCGACTCGATGGGCGAAGTTATTGGTCGCCGACGGGACGGGTGCGGGCCTTCAGATTGATACGCGCCTGGCGAGGCGCGCCGCCAAGTCCCAACCGATAGATGATAGGGTACCGGTAACTGGCACATGTTCAGATTGATTGGATATTTTTTCGGGATTGGCGCCGTTTTCTTTCTCGGTGTGGCCGCGATTGCCGCGGTCTATCTCGCAAACGTCACGAAAGATCTGCCTGATTACGAGGTATTGAACAGTTATGCGCCGCCGGTCACGACGCGCGTGCATGCCACCAACGGCGCGTTGATGGCTGAGTATGCGCGCGAGCGCCGACTCTATCTGCCGATTCAGGCGATCCCGGACCGCGTGAAGGCGGCCTTCCTCTCGGCCGAAGACAAGAACTTCTACAACCACCCCGGCGTGGACGTGACGGGCCTGTTCCGCGCGATCGTCACGAACCTGCAGCAGATGGGCTCCGGTCGCCGCCCGGTCGGCGCCTCGACCATCACGCAGCAGGTCGCCAAGAATTTTCTACTTTCCTCCGACCAGACGATGGACCGCAAGGTCAAGGAAGCGATCCTTTCCTTCCGCATCGAGCAGGCCTATTCGAAAGACCGCATTCTCGAGCTCTATCTCAACGAGATCTTCTTCGGGATGAACTCCTACGGCATCGCGGGCGCAGCGCTGACCTATTTCGACAAGTCGGTCACCGAACTGACGATTGCCGAGACCGCCTATCTTGCCGCCCTTCCGAAGGGGCCGAACAACTATCATCCGTTCCGCCGGGTCGAGGCTGCGATCGAGCGCCGCAACTGGGTGATCGACCGGATGGTAGAGAACGGCTACGTCACAAAGAGCGAGGGTGACGAAGCCAAGAAGCAGCCACTTGGCGTCACACCGCGCAATCGCGGCTCCTATCTCTTCGCTTCGGACTATTTCGCCGAGGAAGTACGCCGGCAGATCATCGAACGCTATGGGGACAACGCGCTCTATGAAGGCGGCCTTTCGGTACGCACTTCACTCGACCCTCGCATGCAGGTCATCGCCCGCAAGACCCTGCAGGACGGTCTGATCAGCTACGACGAGCGCCGCGGCTTCCACGGCCCGATCAAGACGATCGAGGTCGGGGGCGATTGGGGCGTCGAACTCAGCAAGGTCAGCGCCTTCGCCGATGTGCCGGAATGGAAGCTCGCCGTGGTGCTTGCGACCGACGGCAAGGGCGCCGACATTGGCCTGCAGCCGCGCAAGGAGCCCTCCGGCAAGGTGGCCGAGGAACGGGTGACCGGTCGAATTCCCGCCGAGCAGATGAAGTGGGCCTACCGGTCGGCCAGGGGCGATCGCAAGTCGGCCAAGTCGCCGGATGGTGTTTTTAACCCGGGCGACGTCGTTTACGTCGAGCCCACCGAGACACAGGGCGCCTACCGGCTTCGCCAGCCGCCAAGGGTGCAGGGCGGTCTGGTGGCCATGGATCCGCATACTGGCCGCGTATTGGCCATGGTCGGCGGCTTTTCCTATGCGCAGTCGGAGTTCAACCGCGCCACCCAGGCGATGCGCCAGCCGGGCTCCTCCTTCAAGCCCTTTGTCTACGCCGCGGCACTCGATAACGGCTATACGCCGGCTTCGGTCATCATGGACGCCCCGATTGAGATCGTCGCAGGCGGCCAGGTCTGGCGCCCGCAAAACTACGGCGGCGGGGCGGCCGGTCCCTCGACGCTTCGGCTCGGTATCGAGAAGTCGCGTAACCTGATGACGGTGCGTCTCGCCCAGGACATGGGCATGGACATCGTGGCCGAATACGCCGAGCGCTTCGGGGTTTACGACAAGATGTATCCGGTTCTCGCCGCCTCGCTCGGTTCGGGCGAGACCACGGTGCTTCGCATGGTCTCGGCCTATGCCGTGCTTGCAAACGGCGGTAAGCAGATCAAGCCGTCGCTGATCGATCGCATCCAGGACCGCTATGGCAAGACGATCTTCAGCCACGAAGAGCGGAGCTGCGAAGGGTGCAATGCGGCCGATTGGGAAAACCAGGAGGAGCCGGCCGTCATCGACAATCGCGAGCAAGTTCTCGATCCGATGACTGCCTATCAGATCACCTCGATGATGGAAGGTGTCGTTACGCGCGGTACCGCGGCCGGCAAGATCAAGCTCGATCGCGCCGTTGCCGGCAAGACCGGTACCACCAACGACGAAAAGGACGCCTGGTTTGTCGGTTACACGCCGGACCTCGTGGCCGGTCTTTATATCGGCTTCGACAATCCGGCCCCGCTTGGTCGCGGTGCCACGGGTGGCTCGCTCTCTGCGCCGCTCTTCAACACCTTCATGCAGGCTGCAACGGAAGGTACACCGCCGAGCAAGTTCCTGATTCCCGAGGGCATGCAGATGATTGCGGTGAACCGCAAGACCGGCATGCAGGCCTTCGAGGGGGAGCCAGACACGATCATGGAGGCGTTCAAGCCCGGCACAGGTCCGGCCGACGTGTTCTCCGTCATCGGCGGCGAGGAATACATGGAGCCGGAGGAAATCCTCAAGAATTCGCCGCAGGCCAACCAGGCCGTCACCGGCGGGCAGAGCGGGCTGTTCTAACAGCCGATCCGGGTGAGGTAAAAAGGGCGGGCGTTCTCGGACGCTCGCCTTTACTTCTGCGCCCCATATGACTATCTCACCAGCCAATTCACGAACCATCTAAGAAGGCGGATATGCGCGCGGAAATCGAGAACGTAGTCGACGAAATCAAGCAGGCCATAAGCCTGCTGAGGAGGCATCTTTGACTGGGACCAGGCGATAAGACGACTGGACTGGTTGAACAACAAGGCAGAGGATCCAAACCTCTGGAACGACGCCACCGAAGCGCAGAAGCTGATGCGCGAGCGCCAGCATTTGGATGACGGCATCAATGGCCTGCGCGGCCTCGAGCAGCAGCTCAGGGACAACATCGAACTGATCGAGCTCGGTGAGGAAGAGGGCGATGCCGACATCGTCAAGGATGCGGAGAACGCGCTGAAGGAACTGCGTGCGGAATCCAACCGCCGCCAGGTCGAGGCGATGCTCTCGGGCGAGGCCGACTCCAACGACACCTATGTCGAAGTGCACTCCGGTGCCGGCGGCACCGAGAGCCAGGACTGGGCGAACATGCTGCTTCGCATGTACACCCGCTGGGCCGAGCGCCAGGGCTTCAAGGTCGAGCTTCTCGAAATCCACGATGGCGAAGAAGCCGGCATCAAATCCGCGACGATCCTCGTCAAGGGCCACAATGCCTATGGCTGGATGAAGACGGAATCAGGCGTGCACCGCCTGGTGCGCATCTCGCCCTATGACAGCAACGCGCGCCGCCACACCTCGTTCTCCTCGATCTGGGTCTACCCGGTGGTCGATGATTCGATCAACATCGAGGTCAACGAGAGCGACTGCCGCATCGACACTTATCGGTCGTCGGGCGCGGGCGGCCAGCACGTCAACACGACGGACTCGGCGGTGCGTATCACGCACATTCCGACCGGCATCGTCGTCGCCTGCCAGCAGGAGCGCTCGCAGCACAAGAACCGGGCCAAGGCCTGGGACATGCTGCGCGCCCGCCTCTATGAGGCGGAGCTGAAGAAGCGCGAGGAAGCGGCGAACGCTGAAGCCTCGTCGAAGACCGACATCGGCTGGGGTCACCAGATCCGCTCCTACGTGCTGCAGCCCTACCAGTTGGTGAAGGACCTGCGCACCGGCGTCGAAAGCACCGCTCCCGACGACGTTTTGAACGGCGATCTGAACGAGTTCATGGAGGCCGCTCTGGCCCACCGCGTCAACGGCGGCGCGGATGCGGCTGTCGAGGATCTCGCCTGATCCGGTGACGATGAATGGAAAACGGCCCTTTCGGGGGCCGTTTTGCTTGTTGATGAAAGTTTGCGTCTGCGTTTCTTATTGCCGGCCACCAAGGCCGCGCCGCGGCAGCTTCTGAAATTACCTTGAATTTGTTTCAAGCTTGCGAAGAGCTTCGAACTCCAGTGGTCTTGCCGCTACAAGGCTATCCCGGCTGAGAAGCACGTCATCGATCCAGCCTGGATGACACATGAATACGGTATCTTGGGAGGCGCGGCTTCTGATCTGCTCGATGACTTTCTCAAATGTGTCGGGCTTGCCCCAGTCATAAAAGCCCGCCAGGGGGCCACGCACCGAAAATCCGGTGCGCTTCATGCGTCGGTCAAATCCAGTTGATATTGCCCTGACGAAGCTGATTTTTGTTTTCATCCTGAGGTTTGGCGACAAGCGCAAACTCGGCGAGCCACGCAACCACGGCAGCGATCCGCCGCTTTCAAGTCGAACCCGACGTTTCTCCAGCCAATTGCGCACTGGGGGCAGAAAATGAACGTGCTGGTGTCCATCTATGAAGTCAGGAGGACGCCCCATTTCATCGAAAAAGGCTTCCAATTGGGCATCGAGTTCCGTCTCCAGTGAAACGACGTCTATTTGCCGCGCATAGGTGGCGATCAGCAGGTGTTTCAGGGCAGGAAGCTGGCTTTCGCCTGAGAGCAGAGATCGACCTGAGAGTGGCGTAAAGTCGGTAAGCGTTGCGTGAAGGCCAACAGAAACCTGCTTGTGGCGCGATAGTTCTCTTATCGACCTGGCTGCTTCTTTCCATTCTGGAAAAAGGGTCATACAGCCGGCGCCAGTGATGATGCCAAGGTCAATGAGTTTCAGGATGGCGCCACTGACGCCCGGTGAAAGACCGTAGTCATCTGCAATGATGTCAGCAACGCCATGCTTCATGCGTTCGAGCTCGAACGATGGACGCGTCGAACAATGTAAAGCGGCCGGTCTTTGGTCTCGCTCACTGCCACCCAGACATATTCGCCGACAAGACCAAGCAGAGCGAGATTGAAGCCACCCAGCACTGAAATGGCCGACATCAGGCTCGGAAAGCCCGGCACATCGCTACCATAGATCAGTGCTTCCACGATGATCCTTAGGCCGTAAAGTATTCCAAGAATACCTATGAATGCGCCGAGGAGCGACACTATGCGAAGAGGCAAAGCCGAAAAC encodes:
- a CDS encoding N-acetylmuramoyl-L-alanine amidase, which encodes MKVAAARTGRGWANALHPVAITALLLSAVFVRVPRPVTAAELTTTSIPAANSPLLAFSGRMAGDEARTRLIIDFDKRPDISVHYVANPYRILIDLPETVFALKKEEVAARGVFTDIRYGAMAAGRSRIVLTAKRPVSVMVSDIREEEGGGSYRLVIDAAVVTEAAFSEQLNSQKWKDVTATPVVSGGEQLLPGAATGVVGPFVIAVDAGHGGIDNGAQGAVTGTHEKVVTLSFAQELAAALNKLPSTQAFLTRDKDEFLSLPQRVRLARDRSANLFISVHADTLRQKDIRGATVYTISDKASDSLAANLAARENLSDEIAGMTLEGEPAEVADILIDLTRRETQAFSISLAKEVVGSFEGQVNLINNPHRHAGFRVLKAPDVPSVLLELGFMSNKEDEQLLLDPAWQKKVAELLAQAVQRYRSTVIANGG
- a CDS encoding penicillin-binding protein 1A, which codes for MFRLIGYFFGIGAVFFLGVAAIAAVYLANVTKDLPDYEVLNSYAPPVTTRVHATNGALMAEYARERRLYLPIQAIPDRVKAAFLSAEDKNFYNHPGVDVTGLFRAIVTNLQQMGSGRRPVGASTITQQVAKNFLLSSDQTMDRKVKEAILSFRIEQAYSKDRILELYLNEIFFGMNSYGIAGAALTYFDKSVTELTIAETAYLAALPKGPNNYHPFRRVEAAIERRNWVIDRMVENGYVTKSEGDEAKKQPLGVTPRNRGSYLFASDYFAEEVRRQIIERYGDNALYEGGLSVRTSLDPRMQVIARKTLQDGLISYDERRGFHGPIKTIEVGGDWGVELSKVSAFADVPEWKLAVVLATDGKGADIGLQPRKEPSGKVAEERVTGRIPAEQMKWAYRSARGDRKSAKSPDGVFNPGDVVYVEPTETQGAYRLRQPPRVQGGLVAMDPHTGRVLAMVGGFSYAQSEFNRATQAMRQPGSSFKPFVYAAALDNGYTPASVIMDAPIEIVAGGQVWRPQNYGGGAAGPSTLRLGIEKSRNLMTVRLAQDMGMDIVAEYAERFGVYDKMYPVLAASLGSGETTVLRMVSAYAVLANGGKQIKPSLIDRIQDRYGKTIFSHEERSCEGCNAADWENQEEPAVIDNREQVLDPMTAYQITSMMEGVVTRGTAAGKIKLDRAVAGKTGTTNDEKDAWFVGYTPDLVAGLYIGFDNPAPLGRGATGGSLSAPLFNTFMQAATEGTPPSKFLIPEGMQMIAVNRKTGMQAFEGEPDTIMEAFKPGTGPADVFSVIGGEEYMEPEEILKNSPQANQAVTGGQSGLF
- the prfB gene encoding peptide chain release factor 2 (programmed frameshift), with the translated sequence MRAEIENVVDEIKQAISLLRRHLDWDQAIRRLDWLNNKAEDPNLWNDATEAQKLMRERQHLDDGINGLRGLEQQLRDNIELIELGEEEGDADIVKDAENALKELRAESNRRQVEAMLSGEADSNDTYVEVHSGAGGTESQDWANMLLRMYTRWAERQGFKVELLEIHDGEEAGIKSATILVKGHNAYGWMKTESGVHRLVRISPYDSNARRHTSFSSIWVYPVVDDSINIEVNESDCRIDTYRSSGAGGQHVNTTDSAVRITHIPTGIVVACQQERSQHKNRAKAWDMLRARLYEAELKKREEAANAEASSKTDIGWGHQIRSYVLQPYQLVKDLRTGVESTAPDDVLNGDLNEFMEAALAHRVNGGADAAVEDLA
- a CDS encoding ChbG/HpnK family deacetylase translates to MKHGVADIIADDYGLSPGVSGAILKLIDLGIITGAGCMTLFPEWKEAARSIRELSRHKQVSVGLHATLTDFTPLSGRSLLSGESQLPALKHLLIATYARQIDVVSLETELDAQLEAFFDEMGRPPDFIDGHQHVHFLPPVRNWLEKRRVRLESGGSLPWLRGSPSLRLSPNLRMKTKISFVRAISTGFDRRMKRTGFSVRGPLAGFYDWGKPDTFEKVIEQIRSRASQDTVFMCHPGWIDDVLLSRDSLVAARPLEFEALRKLETNSR